In uncultured Methanobacterium sp., a genomic segment contains:
- a CDS encoding GMP synthase subunit A: protein MILVINNHGQYNHRIHRTLHYLKIPSELVPNSTSLEDIEAKNPSGLILGGGPSVERSGNSIEYVKKLDYPILGICLGHQIIAQAYGGQISSAVSESYAQIQINILDENDIFRGLGPQLDVWASHKDEVTQLPPEFKVLASSAICDVEAMKHPEKPVYGIQFHPEVYHTPEGPKVFENFYEACKKYNKTE from the coding sequence ATGATATTAGTGATTAACAATCATGGACAGTACAATCACCGGATTCACCGGACTCTGCACTACCTGAAAATACCATCAGAACTGGTGCCTAACTCCACCAGTCTGGAGGATATTGAAGCTAAAAACCCATCGGGCCTTATTCTGGGGGGCGGACCATCGGTGGAAAGATCCGGTAACAGTATAGAATACGTTAAAAAACTGGATTATCCAATCTTAGGCATCTGTCTTGGTCATCAAATCATAGCACAGGCCTATGGCGGGCAGATCAGTTCTGCGGTTTCGGAAAGTTACGCTCAAATCCAGATTAACATTCTGGATGAAAATGACATTTTCAGAGGTTTAGGTCCGCAGCTAGATGTATGGGCTTCCCACAAGGATGAAGTAACCCAACTTCCCCCTGAATTTAAAGTTCTCGCTTCATCCGCAATATGTGACGTTGAAGCCATGAAACACCCTGAAAAACCGGTATACGGAATACAATTCCACCCAGAGGTTTATCACACCCCAGAAGGACCTAAAGTTTTTGAGAATTTTTATGAAGCTTGCAAAAAATATAATAAAACTGAATAA
- a CDS encoding translation initiation factor IF-5A — MSTKVVEVKTLKVGKYVVLDGEASKVVSIQTSSPGKHGAAKARVDAVGIFDNQKRGLVKPVDAKIEVPIIDKRTAQVLALMGSDIQLMDLETYETFEVPIPDDLSDKLIEGAEVGYIVAMGNKKLMRIK, encoded by the coding sequence ATGTCGACTAAGGTAGTGGAAGTTAAAACGCTTAAAGTAGGTAAATATGTGGTATTAGATGGTGAAGCATCCAAAGTAGTGAGTATTCAGACTTCATCCCCAGGTAAACACGGAGCAGCAAAGGCCAGGGTAGATGCTGTGGGAATTTTCGACAACCAGAAAAGAGGTCTGGTAAAACCTGTGGATGCCAAGATAGAAGTCCCTATAATAGATAAACGAACCGCCCAGGTACTGGCTTTAATGGGCAGCGATATTCAGCTCATGGACCTGGAAACCTATGAAACCTTTGAAGTCCCAATACCAGATGATCTGAGTGATAAACTGATTGAAGGGGCAGAAGTTGGTTACATTGTGGCCATGGGCAACAAGAAACTCATGAGAATTAAATAA
- a CDS encoding MBL fold metallo-hydrolase, producing the protein MKIIPLAFESMGVRSMATFVETDQKILIDPGTSIAPKRFGFPPWKDEFDALHETRAKVQKYAKIADILTISHYHHDHFTPFSLGRYLDSSPRYAEEMYRGKKLFIKHPTENINKNQQKRARDLLKNLKHLGTRDIHYADGNSFEVGDTLFKFSKALPHGAEGSRVGFVITTTIEWENKKLMHASDVQGPMGDSARELILNENPDTLILSGPPIYLEGFILEKRDIVRAQKNLIEIARKIPRVVVDHHLLRDLRCFDFIKTVKEESKGEVLVASELLGKEPYLLEARRKEFYF; encoded by the coding sequence GTGAAAATTATACCTCTGGCCTTTGAGAGTATGGGTGTGCGATCCATGGCCACCTTCGTTGAAACCGACCAGAAGATACTGATTGACCCTGGTACATCTATTGCCCCTAAAAGGTTTGGATTTCCCCCGTGGAAGGACGAATTCGATGCTTTGCATGAAACACGGGCCAAAGTACAGAAGTACGCTAAAATTGCAGATATTCTAACCATCAGCCACTACCATCATGATCATTTCACTCCTTTTAGTCTGGGAAGATATCTGGACTCATCACCCCGTTATGCTGAGGAAATGTACCGGGGTAAAAAGCTGTTTATTAAACATCCCACCGAAAATATAAATAAAAACCAGCAGAAAAGAGCCAGGGATCTTTTAAAGAATTTAAAACACTTAGGGACTCGGGACATCCACTATGCAGATGGTAATTCATTTGAAGTAGGGGATACTCTTTTCAAATTTTCAAAAGCACTCCCCCATGGTGCAGAGGGCAGTCGTGTGGGTTTTGTTATAACCACTACCATAGAATGGGAGAATAAGAAGTTAATGCACGCATCAGATGTGCAGGGACCCATGGGGGATAGTGCCCGAGAACTCATACTAAATGAAAACCCGGATACTCTGATTTTAAGTGGTCCACCCATCTATCTGGAGGGCTTCATCCTTGAAAAGAGAGATATTGTACGTGCACAGAAAAACTTGATTGAAATTGCCCGGAAAATCCCCAGAGTGGTAGTTGATCATCATCTTTTAAGGGATCTTCGCTGTTTTGACTTTATAAAAACAGTTAAGGAAGAATCAAAAGGCGAAGTACTGGTAGCATCGGAACTTCTGGGTAAAGAACCTTATCTTTTGGAAGCAAGGCGAAAAGAATTTTATTTTTAG
- a CDS encoding TIGR00300 family protein: MYNREIKLTGHIIDSLTLPRALDLIMDMGGDFQILEFNVGKRKKDTSLARIKVSADSESLLGEILDELAEIGAMVVEIREVDLEAATKDKTLPADFYSTTNHPTFIRFQNEWIPVENIEMDCMIVVDPKTPKAIIKPIGQIEKGDLVVVGREGIKVMAPQRPRGKKGMFEFMGSGASSEKPLRTLIKSIAKEVREVKSRGGKIAVVGGPAIIHTGSGPVLAKMIKEGLIDVIFAGNALATHDIESALYGTSLGICVETGEAVARGHRHHIYAINQINQAGSIKDAVKQGVLKKGVMYECVKNDVPFVLAGSIRDDGPLPDVITDVIEAQDEMRKYVPGVDMVIMIATMLHSIAVGNILPSQVKSICVDINPATVTKLGDRGSAQVLGIVTDVGAFLPMLYHEINHSGKED, translated from the coding sequence ATGTACAACCGAGAAATCAAACTTACTGGACATATTATTGATTCACTTACTCTTCCCAGGGCCCTGGACCTTATTATGGACATGGGAGGAGACTTCCAGATACTGGAATTTAATGTGGGTAAACGTAAAAAGGATACCAGTCTTGCCAGAATTAAAGTTTCAGCAGATAGTGAATCCCTTTTAGGTGAAATTTTAGATGAACTGGCAGAAATAGGGGCCATGGTAGTGGAGATCAGAGAAGTTGATTTAGAAGCTGCCACCAAGGATAAAACCCTACCTGCTGATTTTTATTCCACCACTAACCACCCCACTTTTATCCGCTTCCAGAATGAGTGGATACCTGTGGAAAACATTGAAATGGATTGTATGATTGTGGTTGACCCTAAAACCCCTAAAGCCATCATAAAACCAATTGGTCAGATAGAAAAAGGTGACCTGGTTGTGGTTGGCCGTGAAGGAATCAAGGTTATGGCACCCCAGAGGCCCAGGGGTAAAAAGGGAATGTTCGAGTTCATGGGAAGTGGAGCATCCTCAGAAAAACCACTCCGAACACTCATTAAAAGTATTGCCAAGGAAGTACGGGAAGTTAAAAGTCGTGGCGGTAAGATCGCCGTGGTAGGTGGGCCTGCCATAATACACACAGGATCTGGTCCTGTGCTGGCTAAAATGATCAAAGAAGGATTGATTGATGTTATCTTTGCGGGTAATGCCCTGGCCACCCACGACATTGAAAGTGCACTCTACGGAACATCACTGGGAATCTGTGTGGAGACTGGTGAGGCAGTGGCAAGAGGACACCGCCACCATATCTATGCCATAAACCAGATCAATCAGGCCGGCTCCATAAAGGATGCAGTGAAACAGGGTGTTCTTAAGAAGGGAGTTATGTATGAATGTGTGAAAAACGATGTTCCATTCGTGCTGGCCGGATCCATAAGGGATGACGGACCCCTTCCAGATGTTATAACCGATGTGATTGAAGCCCAGGATGAAATGAGGAAGTACGTTCCTGGTGTGGATATGGTGATCATGATCGCCACAATGTTACACTCCATTGCCGTTGGAAACATCCTCCCCTCACAGGTCAAAAGTATCTGTGTGGATATTAACCCAGCAACAGTCACTAAACTAGGTGATCGAGGAAGTGCACAGGTACTGGGCATTGTAACAGATGTAGGTGCGTTTTTACCAATGCTTTATCATGAAATTAATCATTCTGGTAAAGAGGATTAA
- a CDS encoding arginine decarboxylase, pyruvoyl-dependent — protein MKVSITSGKSEGPSRLNAFDNALLDAGIGDVNLITVSSILPKDTEIVELPHIEEGKMVNCVLSCAHSDQPGDLITAAVAVATSDDFGCVVEHSGVNQDPEKIKEEAETMVRYMMEVRDLTIREIIIVNESHKVKEEGVALAAVVYLE, from the coding sequence ATGAAAGTTTCAATAACCTCAGGAAAATCAGAAGGACCCAGCAGACTAAACGCCTTTGATAACGCCCTTTTAGATGCGGGCATTGGCGATGTGAACCTCATAACCGTATCCAGCATACTCCCTAAAGACACAGAGATAGTAGAACTTCCTCACATCGAAGAAGGTAAAATGGTAAATTGTGTATTATCCTGTGCACATTCAGACCAGCCCGGAGATTTAATAACCGCTGCAGTGGCAGTGGCCACCTCTGATGATTTTGGATGTGTGGTGGAACACTCCGGAGTGAACCAGGATCCAGAAAAGATCAAAGAAGAAGCAGAAACCATGGTAAGGTACATGATGGAGGTTAGAGATCTTACCATCAGGGAAATTATCATAGTAAATGAAAGTCATAAAGTTAAAGAGGAAGGAGTGGCACTGGCTGCCGTGGTGTACCTGGAGTGA
- a CDS encoding DUF447 domain-containing protein: MLDLYSVGMERGLLYETIVTTRNPDGTPNAAPIGVICKEAQEVVVYLHQGSRTFDNVRREKRFCVNILRDPMIFVESTIGNLDPAKFQTQGQDFIIKGAEAFFSVEVTSEKLVQRDDHLGTSTLNVVKARVHDVTKNQEHVNPLNRAIYGIIEALVYLSRIDIVSEDERKSYLEKLSETSRVVNKVGSEHHKKAMKKILEFLEK, translated from the coding sequence ATGTTGGATCTGTATTCTGTGGGCATGGAACGTGGTCTCCTTTATGAGACTATAGTTACCACCCGAAACCCAGATGGAACTCCCAATGCTGCACCTATCGGTGTTATCTGTAAAGAAGCCCAGGAGGTTGTTGTTTACCTCCACCAGGGATCCAGAACATTCGACAATGTGAGGCGTGAGAAACGTTTCTGTGTGAACATACTCAGGGATCCAATGATTTTTGTTGAATCAACCATAGGAAACCTGGACCCTGCAAAATTCCAGACTCAGGGTCAGGATTTCATTATCAAAGGGGCAGAAGCTTTTTTCTCTGTTGAGGTGACCAGTGAAAAACTGGTGCAGCGTGATGATCACCTGGGAACTTCCACCCTGAATGTGGTAAAGGCCAGGGTTCATGACGTGACTAAAAACCAGGAACATGTTAATCCATTAAATCGGGCTATTTATGGAATAATTGAGGCCCTGGTGTATCTTAGTCGGATAGATATTGTTTCTGAAGATGAGAGGAAATCGTATCTTGAGAAGTTGAGTGAAACCTCCCGGGTGGTAAATAAAGTGGGTTCGGAGCACCATAAAAAAGCCATGAAGAAGATTTTAGAATTCCTTGAAAAGTAA
- a CDS encoding DUF2124 domain-containing protein, with protein MREAEKFRGLNGNLMAFKREVEGAQKVTFAGIPGVCSPFAELFAHVIRDKESVFIPRTDIASARKLERTPLGMQFTEEADPHSNVLALMGGLSLPQYEVDVADVKKMIKDILEPGGKLLGLCYMNMFEDAGWDEKIDFDCIINGILTGEVYKKD; from the coding sequence ATGAGAGAAGCAGAAAAGTTCAGAGGATTAAACGGCAACCTGATGGCTTTCAAGAGAGAAGTAGAGGGTGCACAAAAGGTTACTTTTGCAGGAATTCCCGGTGTTTGCAGTCCATTTGCAGAATTATTTGCCCATGTAATCAGAGATAAGGAATCAGTTTTCATACCCAGAACTGATATAGCCAGTGCCCGGAAATTAGAACGCACACCATTGGGTATGCAGTTTACAGAAGAAGCAGATCCACATAGTAATGTATTAGCTCTTATGGGGGGACTTTCCCTGCCCCAGTACGAAGTGGATGTGGCTGATGTTAAAAAGATGATTAAAGATATCCTGGAACCCGGTGGAAAGCTCCTTGGCCTGTGTTACATGAACATGTTTGAAGACGCAGGGTGGGATGAAAAAATTGATTTTGACTGTATTATTAACGGTATTTTAACTGGAGAGGTTTATAAAAAGGATTAA
- the speB gene encoding agmatinase — protein MHLYTENPLKFAFSQTECEYSDLNEDKPAFGILGVPFDSTTTYQPGARYGPLFVREASYNFEKYNLFLNKSLNTPVQDIGNLESVPGNFNKTCLNLESVISSILEEGIVPITIGGEHSISYGVVKSYDKTGAPDLQEVTILHFDAHMDLRDDYMGEKFSHATVMRRIHDLKPGHIIQMGIRSASKAETQFAQDEGIDYYTPPEIKDNIQGMEKIIRQIEGPVYVTVDMDVLDPSYAPSVGTPTPGGLEPRDLERLIFSLEGKEVIGLDVVEVSSNSIGDITSINAAKTILDFLFLQ, from the coding sequence ATGCATTTATACACTGAAAATCCTCTTAAATTTGCTTTTTCCCAGACGGAGTGTGAGTACTCCGATCTAAATGAAGATAAACCCGCCTTTGGTATTTTAGGGGTGCCCTTTGACAGCACCACCACTTACCAACCAGGGGCAAGATATGGTCCCCTTTTTGTAAGGGAGGCCTCCTACAATTTTGAAAAATACAACTTATTTTTAAATAAAAGTCTTAACACACCTGTTCAGGATATTGGAAACCTGGAATCTGTTCCTGGAAACTTTAATAAAACCTGTTTAAACCTTGAATCTGTTATATCATCCATTTTAGAAGAAGGAATTGTTCCCATAACCATTGGCGGGGAACACAGCATAAGTTATGGTGTTGTAAAGTCCTATGACAAAACCGGGGCCCCGGATTTGCAGGAGGTTACTATTCTCCATTTTGATGCCCATATGGACCTTAGGGATGATTATATGGGGGAAAAGTTTTCCCACGCCACGGTTATGCGCCGTATACATGATCTTAAACCAGGACATATAATTCAGATGGGAATCCGGTCTGCTTCTAAAGCAGAAACACAATTTGCTCAGGATGAAGGAATTGATTATTACACTCCTCCCGAGATAAAGGATAATATTCAGGGGATGGAGAAGATCATCCGCCAGATAGAGGGTCCTGTTTATGTAACTGTGGATATGGACGTTCTTGATCCATCTTATGCTCCCAGTGTTGGTACTCCCACACCAGGAGGACTGGAACCGCGTGATCTGGAGAGACTTATCTTTTCCCTGGAAGGGAAGGAAGTCATTGGGTTGGATGTAGTCGAGGTTTCATCAAACTCCATTGGAGATATAACATCAATTAATGCCGCCAAAACAATTTTAGACTTCCTGTTTCTGCAGTGA
- the ade gene encoding adenine deaminase — MLKGNLLNLFTEEIYPAEVEIQDGKIKCILEIKGEFKNYILPGFIDSHIHIESSMLTPSRFAEAVLPHGTTAVVADPHEIANVLGLAGINYMMRDASTVPLRFFFTAPSCVPATPFETSGAVLGPEEIDELLRMDDIVALGEMMNFPGVIGEDPIVMEKIKLSHKHFKPVDGHAPLLSGADLCKYIAAGISTDHECSILEEALEKKKLGMKIMIREGSSARNLEELWSVGGEFLVSDDRHPEDLLEGHLDQTLKKTVQLGMDPVEAIRMVTVNPASHYHLDIGSISPGKRADVVIVDDLEKFKVKKVLIDGKLVAQEGKVLFKVQPTPIENTFQLSDTKPSDFEIYSNANKAKIRVIKVIEGQLLTEESEATLKIEDNILKPDLEGDILKIAVVERYGANNIFNAFVNGFGLKEGAIASSVAHDSHNIIVVGTNSQDMAVAVNTLKKNSGGLVAVRDDEVHSLKLPIAGLMSTMNAQDVSNQLTHLHNVVEDMGSNLTSPFMTMSFMALLVIPRLKISDKGLFDVESFQFVDVLK, encoded by the coding sequence ATGTTAAAAGGAAACCTATTAAACCTTTTCACAGAGGAAATTTACCCTGCAGAGGTGGAAATTCAGGATGGGAAGATTAAATGTATCCTGGAAATCAAGGGGGAGTTTAAAAACTACATCCTCCCGGGGTTTATCGATTCACACATCCACATTGAAAGTTCCATGTTAACTCCTTCTCGTTTTGCCGAGGCAGTGCTACCCCATGGAACCACCGCAGTGGTGGCTGATCCCCATGAAATTGCCAATGTTCTGGGACTTGCAGGTATCAACTATATGATGAGGGATGCCAGCACAGTTCCCCTCCGCTTTTTTTTCACTGCCCCCTCATGCGTACCTGCCACCCCCTTTGAAACCTCAGGAGCAGTGCTGGGGCCTGAAGAAATAGATGAACTCCTCCGGATGGATGATATTGTGGCGCTGGGGGAGATGATGAATTTCCCCGGAGTTATAGGGGAAGACCCTATTGTCATGGAGAAAATTAAACTCAGTCACAAACATTTTAAGCCAGTCGATGGCCATGCACCCCTACTTTCCGGTGCTGATCTTTGTAAGTACATAGCTGCAGGCATATCCACTGATCATGAGTGCAGCATACTGGAGGAGGCGCTTGAGAAGAAGAAACTGGGTATGAAGATAATGATCCGGGAAGGATCATCAGCCCGGAACCTGGAGGAACTGTGGAGTGTGGGTGGTGAGTTCCTGGTATCCGATGACCGGCACCCAGAAGACCTTCTGGAGGGACATCTAGACCAGACACTCAAAAAAACAGTTCAACTTGGCATGGATCCTGTGGAAGCCATCCGGATGGTTACCGTGAATCCAGCATCCCATTACCATCTTGATATTGGTTCAATTAGCCCCGGTAAGAGAGCAGATGTGGTGATAGTGGATGATCTGGAAAAATTCAAGGTTAAAAAAGTTCTGATAGACGGGAAACTGGTTGCTCAAGAAGGGAAGGTGCTATTCAAAGTTCAACCTACCCCTATTGAAAATACGTTCCAGTTAAGCGATACCAAACCATCTGATTTTGAAATATACTCCAATGCAAATAAAGCTAAAATAAGAGTTATTAAAGTTATTGAAGGGCAGCTTCTTACTGAGGAATCTGAAGCTACATTAAAGATTGAAGATAATATTTTAAAACCCGATCTTGAAGGGGACATTCTGAAAATTGCAGTAGTAGAAAGATACGGGGCTAACAATATTTTCAATGCATTTGTAAATGGTTTCGGACTTAAAGAAGGGGCAATTGCATCAAGTGTTGCCCATGATTCCCATAACATTATCGTAGTTGGTACCAACAGCCAGGACATGGCAGTAGCAGTTAACACCCTTAAAAAGAACAGTGGAGGGCTGGTTGCAGTTCGTGATGATGAAGTTCATTCACTTAAACTCCCAATAGCCGGTCTCATGAGTACTATGAATGCTCAGGATGTGTCTAACCAATTGACCCATTTACATAATGTGGTTGAGGATATGGGTTCTAATCTAACCTCCCCCTTCATGACCATGTCTTTCATGGCTCTTCTGGTGATTCCCAGACTTAAAATAAGTGATAAGGGCTTATTTGATGTGGAAAGTTTCCAGTTTGTAGATGTTTTAAAATGA